From Caretta caretta isolate rCarCar2 chromosome 3, rCarCar1.hap1, whole genome shotgun sequence, a single genomic window includes:
- the TIAM2 gene encoding rho guanine nucleotide exchange factor TIAM2 isoform X5, with protein sequence MEGQKDSQDPPLRPLGRALSDADRLRKVIQELMDTEKSYVKDLSCLFELYLEPLQNETFLTQDEMESLFGSLPEMLNFQKVFLETLEDGISSSSDFNTLETPSQFRKLLFSLGGSFLYYADHFKLYSGFCANHIKVQKVLERAKTDKAFKAFLDARNPTKQHSSTLESYLIKPVQRVLKYPLLLKELVSLTDNESEEHYHLTEALKAMEKVASHINEMQKIYEDYGTVFDQLVADQSGTEKEVTELSMGELLMHSAVSWLNPFPSLGKARKDLELTVFVFKRAVILVYKENCKLKKKLPNNVRAAHNYGDLDPFKFRWLIPLSALQVRLGNTAGTENNCIWELIHTKSEIEGRPETIFQLCSSDCESKTNIVKVIRSILRENFRRHIKCESPLEKTCKDRLVPLKNRIPVSAKLASTRSLKVLKNSSSNEWNNDTLKGNLRDSDECSLSSSTQSSSCHTTESIQESKTSSPLKHFPSCTSDFSNNLVKESDILSDDEDDYQQSLKKGSPTRDIEIQFQRLKISEEPSADIEHKLLPEKEAGDGYKSGEHSKLVRGHFCPIKRKANTTKHNMGTLLAMQEHHHSLDGHSDSANLDLNSILEREFSVQSLASVVNEDCFYETVERHGKS encoded by the exons GATTTGAGCTGCCTTTTTGAGTTATACTTGGAACCCCTTCAAAATGAGACCTTCCTTACCCAAGATGAG ATGGAGTCATTGTTTGGCAGTCTGCCAGAAATGTTAAATTTCCAGAAGGTGTTTTTGGAGACCCTGGAAGATGGAATTTCTTCCTCCTCAGATTTTAACACACTGGAAACCCCATCCCAGTTTCGG AAACTGCTTTTTTCACTTGGTGGTTCTTTCCTATATTATGCTGACCACTTCAAACTGTACAGTGGGTTCTGTGCAAACCACATAAAAGTTCAGAAAGTCCTTGAGCGAG CCAAAACAGATAAAGCTTTTAAGGCCTTTCTGGATGCACGGAACCCCACGAAACAGCATTCTTCTACGCTGGAGTCGTACCTCATCAAGCCTGTCCAGAGAGTGCTGAAGTACCCCTTGCTCCTGAAGGAACTGGTGTCCCTGACAGATAATGAGAGTGAGGAGCATTATCATCTGACAG AAgcgctgaaggcaatggaaaaagTAGCCAGTCACATCAATGAGATGCAGAAGATATATGAGGACTATGGAACTGTGTTTGACCAGCTGGTTGCAGATCAGAGTGGAACAGAGAAGGAG GTCACAGAACTTTCAATGGGAGAACTTCTGATGCACTCTGCTGTTTCCTGGTTGAATCCTTTCCCATCACTGGGCAAAGCAAGAAAAGACCTTGAACTTACAGTGTTTG tttttaaGCGGGCCGTCATATTGGTATATAAGGAGAACTGTAAACTGAAAAAGAAACTG CCCAATAATGTACGGGCTGCACATAATTATGGCGACTTGGATCCATTTAAATTTCGTTGGCTAATTCCTTTATCTGCTCTTCAAGTCCGGCTGGGGAATACAGCAG GAACAGAAAACAATTGCATCTGGGAACTGATTCATACCAAGTCAGAAATAGAAGGCAGGCCCGAAACAATCTTTCAGTTGTGCAGCAG CGACTGCGAAAGCAAGACTAACATTGTTAAGGTGATTCGTTCCATTCTGCGGGAGAACTTCAGACGTCACATAAAATGTGAGTCACCATTGGAGAAAACGTGTAAAGATCGCCTAGTTCCACTCAAGAACCGCATCCCTGTTTCAGCCAAACTGG CTTCCAcaagatccttaaaggtattgaAGAATTCCTCCAGTAATGAGTGGAACAATGATACACTGAAAGGAAACTTACGGGATTCTGATGAATGCAGCCTGAGTAGCAGtactcagagtagcagctgccATACCACAGAAAGCATACAGGAATCAAAAACTTCATCTCCTCTGAAACACTTTCCAAGCTGCACATCAGATTTTTCCAACAACCTTGTCAAGGAATCGGATATTCTCAGTGATGATGAGGATGACTATCAGCAAAGCCTAAAGAAGGGCAGCCCTACAAGGGACATTGAAATACAGTTCCAGCGGCTGAAGATTTCAGAGGAGCCCAGTGCTGACATAGAGCACAAGCTACTCCCTGAAAAAGAGGCTGGGGATGGTTATAAGTCAGGAGAACATTCAAAGCTGGTGCGTGGGCATTTCTGTCCAATTAAACGAAAAGCAAACACCACAAAGCATAACATGGGAACGTTACTGGCAATGCAGGAACATCACCATTCTCTTGATGGTCACTCTGACAGTGCAAACTTGGATCTGAATTCTATTTTAGAGAGGGAATTTAGTGTCCAGAGTTTAGCTTCTGTAGTTAATGAGGACTGCTTTTATGAAACAGTGGAGAGGCATGGAAAATCCTAG
- the TIAM2 gene encoding rho guanine nucleotide exchange factor TIAM2 isoform X3: protein MQPLKSTEQITTLCQKFPEVQANGMEGQKDSQDPPLRPLGRALSDADRLRKVIQELMDTEKSYVKDLSCLFELYLEPLQNETFLTQDEMESLFGSLPEMLNFQKVFLETLEDGISSSSDFNTLETPSQFRKLLFSLGGSFLYYADHFKLYSGFCANHIKVQKVLERAKTDKAFKAFLDARNPTKQHSSTLESYLIKPVQRVLKYPLLLKELVSLTDNESEEHYHLTEALKAMEKVASHINEMQKIYEDYGTVFDQLVADQSGTEKEVTELSMGELLMHSAVSWLNPFPSLGKARKDLELTVFVFKRAVILVYKENCKLKKKLPNNVRAAHNYGDLDPFKFRWLIPLSALQVRLGNTAGTENNCIWELIHTKSEIEGRPETIFQLCSSDCESKTNIVKVIRSILRENFRRHIKCESPLEKTCKDRLVPLKNRIPVSAKLASTRSLKVLKNSSSNEWNNDTLKGNLRDSDECSLSSSTQSSSCHTTESIQESKTSSPLKHFPSCTSDFSNNLVKESDILSDDEDDYQQSLKKGSPTRDIEIQFQRLKISEEPSADIEHKLLPEKEAGDGYKSGEHSKLVRGHFCPIKRKANTTKHNMGTLLAMQEHHHSLDGHSDSANLDLNSILEREFSVQSLASVVNEDCFYETVERHGKS, encoded by the exons GATTTGAGCTGCCTTTTTGAGTTATACTTGGAACCCCTTCAAAATGAGACCTTCCTTACCCAAGATGAG ATGGAGTCATTGTTTGGCAGTCTGCCAGAAATGTTAAATTTCCAGAAGGTGTTTTTGGAGACCCTGGAAGATGGAATTTCTTCCTCCTCAGATTTTAACACACTGGAAACCCCATCCCAGTTTCGG AAACTGCTTTTTTCACTTGGTGGTTCTTTCCTATATTATGCTGACCACTTCAAACTGTACAGTGGGTTCTGTGCAAACCACATAAAAGTTCAGAAAGTCCTTGAGCGAG CCAAAACAGATAAAGCTTTTAAGGCCTTTCTGGATGCACGGAACCCCACGAAACAGCATTCTTCTACGCTGGAGTCGTACCTCATCAAGCCTGTCCAGAGAGTGCTGAAGTACCCCTTGCTCCTGAAGGAACTGGTGTCCCTGACAGATAATGAGAGTGAGGAGCATTATCATCTGACAG AAgcgctgaaggcaatggaaaaagTAGCCAGTCACATCAATGAGATGCAGAAGATATATGAGGACTATGGAACTGTGTTTGACCAGCTGGTTGCAGATCAGAGTGGAACAGAGAAGGAG GTCACAGAACTTTCAATGGGAGAACTTCTGATGCACTCTGCTGTTTCCTGGTTGAATCCTTTCCCATCACTGGGCAAAGCAAGAAAAGACCTTGAACTTACAGTGTTTG tttttaaGCGGGCCGTCATATTGGTATATAAGGAGAACTGTAAACTGAAAAAGAAACTG CCCAATAATGTACGGGCTGCACATAATTATGGCGACTTGGATCCATTTAAATTTCGTTGGCTAATTCCTTTATCTGCTCTTCAAGTCCGGCTGGGGAATACAGCAG GAACAGAAAACAATTGCATCTGGGAACTGATTCATACCAAGTCAGAAATAGAAGGCAGGCCCGAAACAATCTTTCAGTTGTGCAGCAG CGACTGCGAAAGCAAGACTAACATTGTTAAGGTGATTCGTTCCATTCTGCGGGAGAACTTCAGACGTCACATAAAATGTGAGTCACCATTGGAGAAAACGTGTAAAGATCGCCTAGTTCCACTCAAGAACCGCATCCCTGTTTCAGCCAAACTGG CTTCCAcaagatccttaaaggtattgaAGAATTCCTCCAGTAATGAGTGGAACAATGATACACTGAAAGGAAACTTACGGGATTCTGATGAATGCAGCCTGAGTAGCAGtactcagagtagcagctgccATACCACAGAAAGCATACAGGAATCAAAAACTTCATCTCCTCTGAAACACTTTCCAAGCTGCACATCAGATTTTTCCAACAACCTTGTCAAGGAATCGGATATTCTCAGTGATGATGAGGATGACTATCAGCAAAGCCTAAAGAAGGGCAGCCCTACAAGGGACATTGAAATACAGTTCCAGCGGCTGAAGATTTCAGAGGAGCCCAGTGCTGACATAGAGCACAAGCTACTCCCTGAAAAAGAGGCTGGGGATGGTTATAAGTCAGGAGAACATTCAAAGCTGGTGCGTGGGCATTTCTGTCCAATTAAACGAAAAGCAAACACCACAAAGCATAACATGGGAACGTTACTGGCAATGCAGGAACATCACCATTCTCTTGATGGTCACTCTGACAGTGCAAACTTGGATCTGAATTCTATTTTAGAGAGGGAATTTAGTGTCCAGAGTTTAGCTTCTGTAGTTAATGAGGACTGCTTTTATGAAACAGTGGAGAGGCATGGAAAATCCTAG
- the TIAM2 gene encoding rho guanine nucleotide exchange factor TIAM2 isoform X4 produces the protein MVSTEQITTLCQKFPEVQANGMEGQKDSQDPPLRPLGRALSDADRLRKVIQELMDTEKSYVKDLSCLFELYLEPLQNETFLTQDEMESLFGSLPEMLNFQKVFLETLEDGISSSSDFNTLETPSQFRKLLFSLGGSFLYYADHFKLYSGFCANHIKVQKVLERAKTDKAFKAFLDARNPTKQHSSTLESYLIKPVQRVLKYPLLLKELVSLTDNESEEHYHLTEALKAMEKVASHINEMQKIYEDYGTVFDQLVADQSGTEKEVTELSMGELLMHSAVSWLNPFPSLGKARKDLELTVFVFKRAVILVYKENCKLKKKLPNNVRAAHNYGDLDPFKFRWLIPLSALQVRLGNTAGTENNCIWELIHTKSEIEGRPETIFQLCSSDCESKTNIVKVIRSILRENFRRHIKCESPLEKTCKDRLVPLKNRIPVSAKLASTRSLKVLKNSSSNEWNNDTLKGNLRDSDECSLSSSTQSSSCHTTESIQESKTSSPLKHFPSCTSDFSNNLVKESDILSDDEDDYQQSLKKGSPTRDIEIQFQRLKISEEPSADIEHKLLPEKEAGDGYKSGEHSKLVRGHFCPIKRKANTTKHNMGTLLAMQEHHHSLDGHSDSANLDLNSILEREFSVQSLASVVNEDCFYETVERHGKS, from the exons GATTTGAGCTGCCTTTTTGAGTTATACTTGGAACCCCTTCAAAATGAGACCTTCCTTACCCAAGATGAG ATGGAGTCATTGTTTGGCAGTCTGCCAGAAATGTTAAATTTCCAGAAGGTGTTTTTGGAGACCCTGGAAGATGGAATTTCTTCCTCCTCAGATTTTAACACACTGGAAACCCCATCCCAGTTTCGG AAACTGCTTTTTTCACTTGGTGGTTCTTTCCTATATTATGCTGACCACTTCAAACTGTACAGTGGGTTCTGTGCAAACCACATAAAAGTTCAGAAAGTCCTTGAGCGAG CCAAAACAGATAAAGCTTTTAAGGCCTTTCTGGATGCACGGAACCCCACGAAACAGCATTCTTCTACGCTGGAGTCGTACCTCATCAAGCCTGTCCAGAGAGTGCTGAAGTACCCCTTGCTCCTGAAGGAACTGGTGTCCCTGACAGATAATGAGAGTGAGGAGCATTATCATCTGACAG AAgcgctgaaggcaatggaaaaagTAGCCAGTCACATCAATGAGATGCAGAAGATATATGAGGACTATGGAACTGTGTTTGACCAGCTGGTTGCAGATCAGAGTGGAACAGAGAAGGAG GTCACAGAACTTTCAATGGGAGAACTTCTGATGCACTCTGCTGTTTCCTGGTTGAATCCTTTCCCATCACTGGGCAAAGCAAGAAAAGACCTTGAACTTACAGTGTTTG tttttaaGCGGGCCGTCATATTGGTATATAAGGAGAACTGTAAACTGAAAAAGAAACTG CCCAATAATGTACGGGCTGCACATAATTATGGCGACTTGGATCCATTTAAATTTCGTTGGCTAATTCCTTTATCTGCTCTTCAAGTCCGGCTGGGGAATACAGCAG GAACAGAAAACAATTGCATCTGGGAACTGATTCATACCAAGTCAGAAATAGAAGGCAGGCCCGAAACAATCTTTCAGTTGTGCAGCAG CGACTGCGAAAGCAAGACTAACATTGTTAAGGTGATTCGTTCCATTCTGCGGGAGAACTTCAGACGTCACATAAAATGTGAGTCACCATTGGAGAAAACGTGTAAAGATCGCCTAGTTCCACTCAAGAACCGCATCCCTGTTTCAGCCAAACTGG CTTCCAcaagatccttaaaggtattgaAGAATTCCTCCAGTAATGAGTGGAACAATGATACACTGAAAGGAAACTTACGGGATTCTGATGAATGCAGCCTGAGTAGCAGtactcagagtagcagctgccATACCACAGAAAGCATACAGGAATCAAAAACTTCATCTCCTCTGAAACACTTTCCAAGCTGCACATCAGATTTTTCCAACAACCTTGTCAAGGAATCGGATATTCTCAGTGATGATGAGGATGACTATCAGCAAAGCCTAAAGAAGGGCAGCCCTACAAGGGACATTGAAATACAGTTCCAGCGGCTGAAGATTTCAGAGGAGCCCAGTGCTGACATAGAGCACAAGCTACTCCCTGAAAAAGAGGCTGGGGATGGTTATAAGTCAGGAGAACATTCAAAGCTGGTGCGTGGGCATTTCTGTCCAATTAAACGAAAAGCAAACACCACAAAGCATAACATGGGAACGTTACTGGCAATGCAGGAACATCACCATTCTCTTGATGGTCACTCTGACAGTGCAAACTTGGATCTGAATTCTATTTTAGAGAGGGAATTTAGTGTCCAGAGTTTAGCTTCTGTAGTTAATGAGGACTGCTTTTATGAAACAGTGGAGAGGCATGGAAAATCCTAG